From one Ctenopharyngodon idella isolate HZGC_01 chromosome 15, HZGC01, whole genome shotgun sequence genomic stretch:
- the txndc17 gene encoding thioredoxin domain-containing protein 17: MTKYEEVAVHGYEEFCKAVSERKGKEIFAYFSGDKDGQGKSWCPDCMEAEPVVRGELSHLPEGSVFIYCQVGERPYWKDPNNDFKKTLKLTAVPTLLRYGTPQKLVEDECFKADLVRMMFTED; the protein is encoded by the exons ATGACTAAATACGAGGAAGTTGCTGTTCATGGCTACGAGGAATTTTGTAAAGCTGTGTctgaaagaaaaggaaaagagaTATTCGCTTACTTCTCTGGAGATAAAGATGGCCAGGGCAAGAGCTGGTGCCCGGACTGTATGGAAG CAGAGCCAGTGGTCAGAGGAGAGCTGTCTCATCTTCCTGAGGgatctgtcttcatttactgccAAGTAGGAGAAAGGCCTTA CTGGAAGGACccaaataatgactttaagaAGACCCTAAAGCTGACCGCAGTACCCACACTTCTGCGCTACGGGACG cCCCAGAAGCTGGTTGAAGATGAGTGTTTTAAAGCAGACCTCGTTCGAATGATGTTCACGGAGGATTAA